The following coding sequences are from one Gossypium raimondii isolate GPD5lz chromosome 4, ASM2569854v1, whole genome shotgun sequence window:
- the LOC105767862 gene encoding UDP-glycosyltransferase 73D1, with protein MAEQLHFVLIPLMAQGHMIPMIDLAKLLAERRVMVSLITTPHNASRFDSVIQRATQSGLQIQVVKIPFPCREVGLPVGCENLDTLSSRDLLKRFYNALGMLQEPLERFLEQQKPLPSCIISDKCLSWTSKTAERFNVPRIVFHGMGCFSLLCSHNVKLHKAHLSVASDTEPFVVPGLPQMVEITRAQLPGAFVSLPDLDDVRNKMQEAEMSAFGVVINSFNELEQGCVEEYQKAIKKKVWTIGPVSLCNRINLDKFERGNKASIKEQKCMKWLDSKEPRSVIYACLGSLCRLVPAQLIELGLGLEASQQPFIWVVKTSDERAEELEKWFSEQKYEERIKGRGLLIKGWAPQVLILSHPAVGGFITHCGWNSTIESVCSGVPMITWPQFSEQFFNEKLIVQILKIGVGVGVEVSVRWGEEEKLGVLVKKHQVEKAIDMLMDGGEEGENRRVRARELAEIARKSLENGGSSYCNMSLLVRDILEEITKSP; from the coding sequence ATGGCCGAGCAACTACACTTCGTGTTGATCCCGCTCATGGCGCAAGGTCATATGATTCCTATGATTGACTTGGCCAAGCTTCTTGCAGAACGAAGGGTGATGGTAAGCTTAATCACTACGCCCCACAATGCGTCCAGGTTCGACTCGGTCATCCAACGAGCTACCCAATCAGGGCTTCAGATCCAAGTAGTGAAAATCCCATTTCCATGCCGGGAAGTCGGACTCCCTGTGGGATGCGAGAACCTTGACACTTTGTCTTCCAGGGATCTATTGAAAAGGTTCTACAATGCACTCGGAATGTTGCAAGAACCATTGGAACGATTCCTGGAGCAACAAAAGCCGCTTCCCAGCTGCATAATATCAGATAAGTGTCTTTCCTGGACCTCCAAAACTGCTGAAAGGTTTAACGTTCCCAGGATTGTTTTCCATGGGATGGGCTGTTTTTCATTGCTGTGCTCTCACAATGTGAAGCTTCACAAGGCTCATCTTTCGGTTGCTTCGGATACGGAACCGTTCGTGGTGCCGGGATTGCCACAAATGGTGGAGATAACAAGGGCTCAACTTCCTGGAGCATTTGTTAGTCTGCCAGACCTGGACGATGTTCGGAACAAGATGCAAGAGGCCGAAATGAGTGCTTTCGGTGTTGTCATAAACAGCTTCAATGAACTAGAGCAAGGGTGCGTGGAAGAGTACCAGAAGgctataaaaaaaaaggtttggaCCATTGGACCGGTTTCTTTATGCAACAGGATAAACTTGGACAAATTTGAAAGAGGAAACAAAGCATCGATCAAGGAACAAAAATGCATGAAATGGCTCGACTCGAAGGAACCAAGGTCAGTTATTTACGCTTGCCTGGGTAGCCTATGCCGTCTAGTTCCAGCACAACTGATAGAACTGGGGTTAGGTCTAGAAGCAtcacaacaaccattcatttggGTAGTCAAAACAAGCGATGAAAGAGCTGAGGAGCTAGAGAAGTGGTTTTCAGAGCAGAAATATGAGGAGAGGATCAAAGGGAGGGGGCTTTTGATCAAGGGTTGGGCTCCACAAGTTCTTATTTTATCCCACCCTGCAGTAGGAGGGTTCATAACTCACTGTGGTTGGAATTCAACCATAGAATCTGTATGCTCCGGGGTGCCAATGATAACATGGCCTCAATTCTCGGAACAATTCTTTAACGAAAAACTCATCGTCCAAATTCTGAAGATCGGAGTTGGGGTTGGGGTTGAAGTCTCCGTTAGATGGGGTGAAGAAGAGAAACTGGGGGTGTTGGTGAAGAAACATCAAGTTGAGAAAGCCATAGATATGTTGATGGATGGAGGTGAAGAAGGCGAAAACAGAAGAGTTCGAGCACGAGAGCTTGCTGAAATTGCAAGGAAGTCTCTGGAAAACGGTGGATCATCCTACTGCAACATGTCACTCTTAGTAAGAGACATATTGGAGGAAATCACTAAGTCTCCGTAA